The following are from one region of the Stenotrophomonas lactitubi genome:
- the hisA gene encoding 1-(5-phosphoribosyl)-5-[(5-phosphoribosylamino)methylideneamino]imidazole-4-carboxamide isomerase translates to MSFIVYPALDIRDGRVVRLRQGDYAQETHYGDDPLPRAQAFAAQGAQWMHLVDLDAARAGGYTLAPLLAAIRAQTPLQVQTGGGVRGRDDVARILDAGASRVVIGSLAVREPEQVIGWLAEFGPERLTIALDARQDAQGQWQLPVHGWTENAGVTLDALAERYAQAGMRHLLCTDIARDGMLAGPNISLYQHLAALLPGVAVQASGGIRDVADVAAAQAAGCGGAILGKALLEQRMDLAEALAC, encoded by the coding sequence ATGAGTTTCATCGTCTATCCCGCGCTGGATATCCGTGATGGCCGCGTGGTGCGGCTGCGCCAGGGTGACTACGCGCAGGAAACCCACTATGGCGACGATCCGTTGCCGCGTGCGCAGGCGTTCGCCGCGCAGGGCGCGCAGTGGATGCATCTGGTCGACCTGGATGCCGCACGTGCCGGTGGCTATACGCTGGCGCCGCTGTTGGCCGCAATCCGTGCGCAGACGCCGCTGCAGGTACAGACCGGTGGCGGTGTGCGTGGCCGCGACGACGTGGCGCGCATCCTCGATGCCGGCGCCAGTCGCGTGGTGATCGGGTCATTGGCGGTGCGCGAGCCCGAACAGGTGATCGGCTGGCTGGCCGAATTCGGCCCGGAGCGGCTGACCATCGCCCTCGATGCGCGCCAGGACGCGCAGGGGCAGTGGCAGTTGCCGGTGCACGGCTGGACCGAAAACGCGGGGGTGACCCTGGATGCGCTGGCCGAACGCTACGCGCAGGCGGGCATGCGCCATCTGCTGTGCACCGACATTGCCCGCGACGGCATGCTGGCCGGCCCGAACATCAGCTTGTACCAGCACCTGGCGGCGTTGCTGCCAGGCGTGGCGGTACAGGCGTCGGGCGGTATCCGCGATGTGGCCGATGTGGCTGCGGCGCAGGCCGCCGGTTGCGGCGGTGCGATTCTAGGCAAAGCGCTGCTGGAACAGCGGATGGACCTGGCGGAGGCGCTGGCATGCTGA
- the hisF gene encoding imidazole glycerol phosphate synthase subunit HisF, with protein sequence MLSRRIIPCLDVRDGRVVKGVRFRDHVDMGDIAELAQRYRDQGADELVFYDIGASPEARSVDVAWIERIARLIDIPFCVAGGIDSVETARRVLFAGADKISINSPALGRPELISELAEEFGVQCVVVGVDSVREEDGQWRVRRFSGDPDKTQAVPLRTLDWIVEAQRRGAGEIVLNCMDSDGVRRGYDVEQLRQARALCQVPLIASGGAGAMEHFAQAFDQADVDGALAASVFHSGAIAIADLKRYLREQQIEVRDVY encoded by the coding sequence ATGCTGAGCCGCCGCATCATTCCCTGCCTGGACGTACGCGATGGCCGCGTGGTCAAGGGCGTGCGCTTCCGCGATCACGTCGACATGGGGGACATCGCCGAACTGGCCCAGCGCTATCGCGACCAGGGCGCCGACGAGCTGGTGTTCTATGACATCGGCGCCAGCCCGGAGGCACGGTCGGTGGACGTGGCCTGGATCGAGCGCATCGCGCGCCTGATCGATATCCCGTTCTGCGTGGCCGGTGGCATCGACAGCGTGGAGACAGCGCGTCGCGTGCTGTTCGCTGGTGCGGACAAGATCTCGATCAACTCACCCGCGCTGGGCCGCCCGGAACTGATCAGCGAACTGGCTGAAGAATTCGGCGTGCAGTGCGTGGTGGTGGGTGTCGACTCGGTGCGCGAGGAAGACGGCCAGTGGCGCGTGCGCCGATTCAGTGGCGACCCGGACAAGACCCAGGCGGTGCCGTTGCGCACGCTGGACTGGATCGTCGAGGCGCAGCGCCGGGGTGCCGGCGAGATCGTGCTGAACTGCATGGACAGCGATGGCGTGCGCCGCGGCTACGACGTGGAGCAGCTGCGGCAGGCACGTGCGCTGTGCCAGGTGCCACTCATCGCGTCGGGTGGTGCGGGTGCGATGGAGCACTTTGCCCAGGCCTTTGACCAGGCCGACGTTGACGGTGCGCTGGCGGCCAGCGTGTTCCACAGTGGCGCCATCGCCATTGCCGACTTGAAGCGCTACCTGCGCGAGCAGCAGATCGAGGTACGAGATGTCTATTGA
- the hisIE gene encoding bifunctional phosphoribosyl-AMP cyclohydrolase/phosphoribosyl-ATP diphosphatase HisIE — MSIDVRPSPQALETLDWDKGDGLLPAVVQDIDTLQVLMLGYVSAESLAATLAIGHMTFFSRSKQRLWTKGEQSGNVLVVQAISVDCDADTLLVLARPAGPTCHTGAESCFDGAPKDFLGGLDQLVAVREALRPSGSYTTSLFEGGIRRIAQKVGEEGVETALAGVAQDDEALLGEASDLLYHLLVLLRARGLSLEDARDVLEKRHR, encoded by the coding sequence ATGTCTATTGATGTGCGGCCGTCGCCGCAGGCGCTGGAAACGCTGGACTGGGACAAAGGTGATGGACTGTTGCCAGCCGTGGTGCAGGACATCGACACCCTGCAGGTGCTGATGCTGGGCTACGTCAGCGCCGAGTCGCTGGCAGCGACGCTGGCGATCGGCCACATGACCTTCTTCAGCCGCAGCAAGCAGCGCCTTTGGACCAAGGGCGAGCAGTCCGGCAATGTGCTGGTGGTGCAGGCGATCAGCGTCGATTGCGATGCCGATACGCTGCTGGTGCTGGCGCGCCCAGCAGGCCCCACCTGCCATACCGGGGCGGAAAGCTGCTTCGATGGCGCGCCGAAGGACTTCCTCGGTGGCCTGGACCAGCTGGTCGCCGTGCGTGAGGCGCTGCGTCCGTCCGGCAGCTACACCACGTCCCTGTTCGAAGGCGGCATCCGTCGCATCGCGCAGAAGGTGGGCGAAGAAGGCGTGGAGACGGCGTTGGCCGGAGTGGCACAGGACGATGAGGCATTGCTGGGCGAGGCCTCGGACCTGCTGTACCACCTGCTGGTGCTGCTGCGCGCGCGTGGGCTGTCGCTGGAAGATGCCCGCGACGTGCTGGAAAAGCGCCATCGTTGA
- a CDS encoding calcineurin-like phosphoesterase C-terminal domain-containing protein: MKLPAVWLCCLLLTSPAWAADTVVSGKVYLERDGKPGRGATDPGLAGVQVSNGETIVKTAADGSYSLPVRDGQTVFVIKPDAYSFPKAADGLPSFWRHYRPNGSPALKYGGIAATSDVARNWDFALQNDRHDSRRGFQMLVFTDSQTASLQDIGYYQQSIVAPLVGQTKARLGTTLGDIVNDDLTLYPAINKVTTELGVPWFHVPGNHDLDFDAANDAHSLDSWRNIYGPDTYAVEEGGASFVFLDDVVYDPTAKPKYVGGLREDQFAFLAAYLKGLHKDRLLVLGMHIPLFDAAPGRETFRHADRQRLFDLLKDFRNVLVLSGHSHTQQHVYHGKADGWQGARPLHEYNVGANCGAFWSGVRNAAGVPDSTMSDGTPKGYALLDVAGNGSYRLQYRVAGAAASEQIGLHAPKVLRKGAYPAWGIYANVYMGEDASVVEYRVDGGAWQPMKQVSQPDPRLMVENVADDLASTLRGYDRSPEATASPHLWRGALPTDLAVGSHKVEVRSTQPDGAVFTASTSYNLQTAQP; the protein is encoded by the coding sequence ATGAAACTGCCTGCCGTCTGGCTGTGCTGCCTGTTGCTGACCTCGCCGGCCTGGGCCGCAGACACCGTGGTCAGCGGCAAGGTCTATCTGGAGCGTGACGGCAAGCCGGGCCGCGGTGCGACCGATCCGGGCCTGGCCGGCGTGCAGGTGTCCAATGGCGAAACCATCGTCAAGACCGCTGCCGACGGCAGCTACAGCCTGCCGGTGCGTGACGGCCAGACGGTCTTCGTCATCAAGCCCGATGCCTATTCCTTCCCGAAGGCCGCCGACGGCCTGCCGTCGTTCTGGCGGCACTACCGGCCGAACGGTTCGCCGGCGCTGAAGTACGGCGGCATCGCGGCCACCAGTGACGTCGCCCGCAACTGGGATTTCGCCCTGCAGAACGACCGGCATGACAGCCGTCGTGGCTTCCAGATGCTGGTGTTCACCGATTCGCAGACCGCCAGCCTGCAGGACATCGGCTACTACCAGCAGTCGATCGTGGCGCCGCTGGTGGGGCAGACCAAGGCGCGTCTGGGTACCACGCTGGGTGACATCGTCAACGACGATCTGACCCTGTACCCGGCGATCAACAAGGTCACCACCGAACTCGGCGTGCCGTGGTTCCACGTGCCCGGCAACCACGACCTGGATTTCGATGCGGCCAATGACGCGCATTCGCTGGACAGCTGGCGCAACATCTACGGCCCCGATACCTATGCGGTGGAAGAGGGCGGCGCCAGCTTCGTGTTCCTCGACGATGTGGTGTACGACCCCACTGCCAAGCCGAAGTATGTCGGCGGCCTGCGCGAGGATCAGTTCGCCTTCTTGGCTGCGTATCTGAAGGGCCTGCACAAGGACCGCCTGCTGGTGCTGGGCATGCACATCCCGCTGTTCGATGCGGCGCCGGGGCGCGAGACCTTCCGCCATGCCGACCGCCAGCGCCTGTTCGACCTGCTGAAGGACTTCCGCAACGTGCTGGTGCTCAGCGGCCACAGCCACACCCAGCAGCACGTCTACCACGGCAAGGCTGACGGCTGGCAGGGTGCCAGGCCGCTGCATGAGTACAACGTCGGTGCCAACTGCGGTGCGTTCTGGTCGGGCGTGAGAAATGCCGCCGGCGTACCGGACAGCACCATGAGCGATGGCACGCCGAAGGGCTATGCGCTGCTGGACGTGGCCGGCAACGGCAGCTACCGACTGCAGTACCGGGTGGCCGGTGCGGCAGCCAGCGAGCAGATCGGCCTGCATGCGCCAAAGGTGCTACGCAAGGGCGCGTACCCGGCGTGGGGCATCTACGCCAACGTGTACATGGGCGAGGATGCCAGCGTGGTCGAGTATCGCGTCGATGGCGGCGCCTGGCAGCCGATGAAGCAGGTCAGCCAGCCTGATCCGCGGCTGATGGTGGAGAACGTCGCCGACGATCTGGCCTCGACGTTGCGCGGCTACGACCGTTCGCCGGAAGCCACCGCTTCGCCGCACCTGTGGCGTGGTGCGTTGCCGACCGATCTGGCCGTGGGCAGCCACAAGGTCGAGGTGCGTTCCACCCAGCCGGATGGTGCGGTGTTCACCGCCAGCACCAGCTACAACCTGCAGACCGCGCAACCCTGA
- a CDS encoding glucokinase, with protein sequence MNVAAVSPVPSEPARSGVPRSLVVADVGGTFARLALAETVPGQAPRLGSYRTYACADHPSLAAILADFTASLGQPMASAVVAIAGLLDGDTLINANLPWTVSLSATRRDSGLPDLQLINDFEAVALAIPYLQADTLVPLNGDADPAKTFPALVLGPGTGLGAALRFADGERPVLASEIGHAALGAGNALELHVLGQLLQRWPHVDNERVLSGSGLMNLYPCLCELRGVAPQWTSTEALIAAARQGDDALAVETLQVFCAWLGSLAGDAAIAVGARSVYLAGGISTHVQDFLADGRFRERFLNKGVLTDVLRQVPVWRVEHGQLGVLGAAAWHAARTPAHD encoded by the coding sequence GTGAACGTTGCAGCAGTGTCCCCGGTTCCATCCGAACCCGCCCGCAGCGGCGTTCCACGCAGCCTGGTCGTCGCCGATGTCGGCGGTACCTTCGCCCGTCTGGCGCTGGCCGAGACCGTGCCGGGGCAGGCGCCGCGGCTGGGCAGCTACCGCACCTACGCCTGTGCCGACCACCCCAGCCTGGCGGCGATCCTCGCCGATTTCACCGCCAGCCTCGGCCAGCCGATGGCCAGCGCGGTGGTCGCCATCGCCGGCCTGCTCGACGGCGACACCCTGATCAACGCCAATCTGCCGTGGACGGTATCGCTGTCGGCAACGCGCCGCGATTCGGGCCTGCCCGACCTGCAGCTGATCAATGATTTCGAAGCGGTGGCGCTGGCCATTCCGTACCTGCAGGCCGATACGCTGGTGCCGCTGAACGGCGACGCCGATCCGGCCAAGACCTTCCCGGCGCTGGTGCTCGGGCCGGGCACCGGCCTGGGTGCGGCACTGCGCTTCGCCGATGGCGAGCGCCCGGTGCTGGCCAGCGAGATCGGCCACGCTGCGTTGGGCGCCGGCAACGCGCTGGAACTGCACGTGCTGGGCCAGTTGCTGCAGCGCTGGCCGCACGTGGACAACGAACGCGTGCTGTCCGGCAGCGGCCTGATGAACCTGTACCCCTGCCTGTGCGAACTGCGCGGCGTGGCGCCGCAATGGACCAGCACCGAAGCGCTGATCGCGGCCGCGCGGCAAGGCGACGATGCGCTGGCGGTGGAAACCCTGCAGGTGTTCTGCGCCTGGCTGGGCAGCCTGGCCGGTGACGCCGCGATCGCCGTCGGCGCGCGCTCGGTGTACCTGGCCGGTGGCATTTCCACCCATGTGCAGGACTTCCTGGCCGACGGCCGTTTCCGTGAGCGCTTCCTCAACAAAGGTGTGCTGACCGACGTGCTGCGCCAGGTGCCGGTGTGGCGGGTGGAACATGGCCAGCTGGGCGTGCTTGGTGCAGCGGCCTGGCACGCAGCGCGGACGCCCGCGCACGATTGA